In the Deferrivibrio essentukiensis genome, one interval contains:
- a CDS encoding ArdC family protein: MFKLSSSNNNNKTEKSIYAEVTDIILQSLKEGNIPWQRPFAKTGLPANFTTKEQYKGINVLLLNNAILKNNYESKYFLGFVQVQSLQGMVNKGEKAHPVVYFTVKEKEITAEEKDEIIEKRPEANIVEHSEKEGMYIYTYPVLKRHFVFNVCQTNLKDKIINEEINEVKISNLKDDDKIQRIENFLNSIENKPKIINTAIGRACYIPSTDTIQIPKKSLFVGIDEYYSTLFHELVHSTLHDSRLNRKAEGLDFGSQEYAKEELIAELGSAFLCWQFGIQKVIQNQAAYIKSWIQILENDKKILLQASKAAQKAVEYLNEAGRQIKKEDTNKKIYVKRR, translated from the coding sequence ATGTTTAAATTAAGTAGTAGTAATAACAATAATAAAACTGAAAAAAGTATATATGCAGAAGTGACTGATATAATTTTACAGAGCTTAAAAGAGGGTAACATTCCTTGGCAACGTCCATTTGCTAAAACTGGGTTACCTGCAAACTTTACAACAAAAGAGCAGTATAAAGGCATTAATGTACTTTTGCTTAATAATGCTATTTTAAAAAATAATTATGAATCTAAATATTTTTTGGGTTTTGTACAAGTCCAGAGTCTACAAGGTATGGTTAATAAAGGTGAAAAAGCACATCCTGTTGTCTATTTTACCGTAAAAGAAAAGGAGATAACTGCTGAAGAAAAAGATGAAATTATAGAAAAAAGACCTGAGGCAAATATAGTAGAACATTCAGAAAAAGAAGGTATGTATATATATACATATCCAGTGCTAAAAAGACATTTCGTTTTCAATGTTTGTCAAACTAATTTAAAAGATAAAATAATTAACGAGGAAATTAATGAAGTTAAAATATCAAATTTAAAAGATGATGATAAAATACAAAGAATAGAAAATTTTTTAAATTCGATCGAAAATAAACCGAAAATAATAAATACCGCAATAGGTAGAGCTTGTTACATTCCTTCGACAGATACAATACAAATACCAAAAAAATCACTTTTTGTTGGTATTGATGAATATTACTCTACACTTTTTCATGAACTTGTACATAGTACTTTACACGACAGTAGATTAAATCGTAAAGCTGAAGGATTAGATTTTGGTTCCCAAGAATACGCAAAAGAAGAACTCATCGCAGAACTCGGATCAGCATTTTTGTGTTGGCAATTTGGTATACAAAAAGTAATACAAAATCAAGCTGCTTATATTAAAAGCTGGATACAAATACTGGAAAACGACAAAAAAATATTGTTGCAAGCAAGCAAAGCAGCACAAAAAGCTGTTGAGTATTTAAATGAGGCAGGCAGGCAAATAAAAAAAGAAGATACAAATAAAAAAATATATGTAAAAAGGAGATAA
- the carA gene encoding glutamine-hydrolyzing carbamoyl-phosphate synthase small subunit translates to MANAFLVLEDGTFFKGISFGAEGEITGEVVFNTSITGYQEILTDPSYYGQMVTMTYPLIGNYGINEEDFESIKPFVSAFIIKEYSTVYSNYRATTSLGDFLKKHNIIGIEKIDTRKLVRHIREKGSMNAVISTVSDNIDELTEKAKNIASIVGKDLVQYVSCKSPYEWTEGTWDLENGYKKYNNFDLHIVAVDFGVKRNILRYFADNGCRVTVVPYTYTFSQIKELKPNGIFLSNGPGDPEPIKSGIEIAKQSIENNIPTFGICLGNQIMSLALGGKTYKLKFGHHGGNQPVMDLRTQKVEITAQNHCFAVDVESIKDKVEVSHINLNDKTVEGIEVKGKPAFAVQYHPENGPGPHDAAYLFERFVKLIKSHK, encoded by the coding sequence ATGGCTAATGCATTTCTTGTGTTGGAAGATGGCACGTTTTTTAAAGGTATAAGTTTCGGCGCGGAAGGGGAAATAACCGGTGAGGTTGTTTTCAACACTTCAATTACAGGTTATCAGGAAATCTTAACCGACCCTTCTTATTACGGACAAATGGTTACAATGACTTATCCTCTAATTGGAAATTATGGTATAAATGAAGAAGATTTTGAATCCATAAAACCTTTTGTATCTGCTTTTATCATAAAAGAATATAGCACAGTCTATTCTAACTATCGTGCTACAACGAGTCTTGGAGATTTTCTAAAAAAACATAATATTATAGGGATAGAGAAAATTGACACAAGAAAGCTCGTCAGACATATAAGGGAAAAAGGTTCAATGAATGCCGTAATATCAACAGTAAGTGACAACATAGATGAGTTAACTGAAAAGGCAAAAAATATTGCGTCTATAGTTGGTAAAGACCTTGTCCAATATGTCAGTTGCAAATCACCTTATGAGTGGACAGAAGGGACATGGGATTTGGAAAACGGCTATAAAAAATATAACAACTTTGATTTACACATTGTTGCAGTTGATTTCGGAGTTAAGAGAAATATCTTGAGGTATTTTGCCGATAATGGATGTAGAGTCACTGTTGTGCCTTATACTTACACATTTTCTCAAATAAAAGAACTTAAACCTAACGGTATATTTCTTTCAAATGGACCTGGTGACCCTGAGCCAATAAAAAGTGGTATAGAAATAGCCAAACAATCTATCGAAAATAATATCCCAACTTTTGGAATATGCCTTGGCAACCAAATTATGTCCCTTGCCCTTGGCGGAAAAACGTATAAGCTCAAGTTTGGTCATCATGGCGGGAATCAGCCAGTTATGGATTTAAGAACTCAAAAGGTTGAAATAACTGCGCAAAATCACTGCTTTGCTGTTGATGTAGAGTCCATAAAGGATAAAGTCGAAGTCAGCCACATAAATCTTAATGACAAAACAGTAGAAGGGATAGAAGTAAAAGGGAAACCGGCTTTTGCAGTTCAATACCATCCTGAAAACGGACCCGGGCCTCATGATGCAGCCTATCTGTTTGAGAGGTTTGTAAAGCTTATTAAGTCCCACAAGTAA
- a CDS encoding ketopantoate reductase family protein, whose translation MYNVLVIGAGAMGLLYAAQLSSSEKINVCFGASGERYKRLKDHIFIFNEKKYDFKVIDIENYSDKPFDLVIVAVKFFQLDESIRNLYKLIGENTVFVSLLNGLDSEDIIANMYGEERVVYSMTVGMDSVRNADGSVTCENFGKLVFGAKKANQIKNVKLVKSIFDTAKVAYEIPENIMKSIWWKFMVNVGINQASAVLGLNYGGFQKSEAARAPMLGLMKEVILISQYENINLNEDEDLNVKWFKVLHSLSPTAKTSMLQDIEAKRKTEVEIFAGKVIKLANKHGIDTPYNKIFFEIIKGIESSYL comes from the coding sequence ATGTATAATGTTTTGGTGATTGGAGCAGGCGCTATGGGGCTTTTGTATGCCGCCCAACTTTCAAGCTCTGAAAAAATAAATGTGTGTTTTGGGGCAAGTGGTGAGAGATATAAAAGGCTAAAAGATCACATATTTATATTTAACGAAAAAAAATATGATTTTAAAGTAATTGATATTGAAAACTATTCGGACAAGCCGTTTGACTTGGTAATAGTTGCAGTGAAGTTTTTTCAGTTGGATGAATCAATCAGGAACCTTTATAAGTTAATTGGAGAAAATACTGTTTTTGTGTCTCTTTTAAATGGTCTTGATAGTGAAGATATAATTGCAAATATGTATGGAGAAGAAAGGGTAGTATATTCAATGACAGTTGGTATGGACTCTGTTAGAAATGCTGATGGCTCTGTAACTTGTGAGAATTTTGGCAAACTAGTCTTTGGTGCAAAAAAAGCCAATCAAATAAAAAATGTAAAGTTGGTAAAGAGTATTTTTGATACTGCTAAAGTTGCTTACGAAATACCTGAAAATATAATGAAATCTATTTGGTGGAAATTCATGGTAAATGTAGGGATTAATCAGGCATCTGCGGTACTTGGCCTTAATTATGGTGGGTTTCAGAAAAGTGAAGCTGCAAGAGCCCCTATGCTTGGGCTGATGAAAGAGGTAATTTTGATTTCTCAATATGAAAATATTAATCTTAATGAAGACGAAGACTTGAATGTCAAATGGTTTAAAGTGCTTCACAGCCTTTCTCCTACTGCAAAGACATCTATGCTTCAAGATATTGAGGCAAAAAGGAAAACTGAAGTGGAGATTTTCGCAGGTAAAGTTATAAAACTGGCAAATAAGCATGGTATTGATACCCCTTATAATAAAATCTTTTTTGAGATTATTAAGGGGATTGAGAGCTCTTATTTATGA
- a CDS encoding type II secretion system protein GspG, whose amino-acid sequence MTLGRHPEPTHRISRTVEIIIVLCVISVFVAIIYNKYNTIRDEALANMRKMEVNTISLSIKLYQIKNGKYPKYLTDIIDEKVLDEETAKMLGFDERLEGKTLLDPFGKPYIYDNTTGFVK is encoded by the coding sequence ATGACATTAGGCAGACACCCTGAACCTACTCATAGAATCTCAAGAACAGTTGAAATCATAATTGTGCTTTGCGTTATATCTGTTTTTGTGGCAATTATTTATAATAAATATAACACTATTCGGGATGAAGCTTTGGCAAATATGAGAAAAATGGAAGTAAATACGATATCTTTGTCGATAAAATTGTATCAGATAAAAAACGGCAAATATCCCAAATACTTAACGGATATTATAGATGAGAAAGTACTGGATGAGGAAACTGCAAAGATGCTTGGGTTTGATGAGCGTTTAGAAGGGAAAACCTTGCTTGACCCATTTGGAAAACCCTATATTTATGATAACACTACCGGATTTGTTAAATAG
- a CDS encoding DMT family transporter, with amino-acid sequence MTYLKLLFAVLFWGSSFTAGKVAVRYLPVYTVAFYRFFISSVLLIAIFYFYNYRFKLKEFVFCIFGGLTGIFAYNYFFLKGLSITMASKASIIVAINPVLSVIGAVFLFKEKINIKQIVGIILAFLGIILLITKGRIDLILTGGFNKGDIFILFAAVSWSCYTLFGKKVLTNISAIESTTYSVIWGTFILFPLFLSENIENFYHINAKSLLSILVLSVLATVLGFIWFYDGIKKIGASKTVVFIYLVPVFGVLIGFILLGERLSLAALVGGMVTITGVFIVNKFSEK; translated from the coding sequence ATGACTTACTTGAAACTTCTATTTGCAGTCTTGTTTTGGGGTAGCTCATTTACAGCAGGTAAAGTGGCAGTGAGATATTTGCCTGTATATACCGTAGCATTTTATAGATTTTTTATTAGTTCAGTTTTATTGATAGCAATCTTTTATTTTTATAATTACAGGTTTAAGCTCAAGGAGTTTGTTTTTTGTATATTTGGAGGATTGACCGGGATATTTGCTTATAATTATTTTTTCCTTAAAGGGCTTTCAATCACTATGGCGTCCAAAGCATCAATTATTGTTGCTATCAATCCCGTCTTATCGGTAATAGGCGCAGTTTTTTTATTTAAAGAGAAGATAAATATTAAGCAAATTGTTGGCATTATATTGGCATTTTTGGGGATAATACTGCTTATTACCAAAGGGAGAATTGATTTGATTTTGACAGGCGGATTTAATAAAGGGGATATTTTTATACTATTTGCGGCGGTTTCTTGGTCGTGTTATACATTATTTGGTAAAAAGGTATTGACTAATATCTCTGCAATAGAGTCGACAACATATTCGGTTATATGGGGGACATTTATATTATTCCCTTTATTTTTAAGTGAAAATATTGAAAATTTTTATCATATTAATGCTAAATCTTTGCTTAGCATTTTGGTGCTTTCAGTTTTGGCTACAGTTTTGGGGTTTATATGGTTTTACGATGGGATAAAGAAAATTGGAGCATCAAAAACAGTTGTTTTTATATACCTTGTGCCTGTGTTTGGAGTGTTAATAGGTTTTATACTCTTGGGTGAAAGGCTTAGTTTGGCTGCATTGGTCGGTGGTATGGTTACAATAACCGGTGTTTTCATTGTTAACAAGTTTAGTGAAAAATAA
- the mltG gene encoding endolytic transglycosylase MltG produces MLKKFFLLAIILTFTITTLLGVWIINCKNFLERTFITYNLKIEKNEPFTSVYNKIFTHLKTPVLFKYYLIKVHHFDKKIKYGTYKFENISINEALNYIINGKTYQIKVTIPEGYNIYDIAGTLDKLNIAKFEKFAEKCLDAQFASSVIGINVKNVEGFLYPETYFFDENTEPEKIIEKMVETFFKNLPKQFEEKAKNMGLNIYEAVILASIIQKESYYKDELPLISSVFHNRLKKRMRLESDPTIIYGIYEDFDGNIRKKDLTDRSNIYNTYKISGLPPTPICNPDKYSLEAAINPASTDYLYFVADKEGKHHFSKTYAEHLKKVYKFQKR; encoded by the coding sequence ATGCTTAAAAAATTTTTCTTATTAGCTATAATTTTGACTTTTACTATCACCACACTCTTAGGGGTGTGGATTATTAATTGTAAAAACTTCCTTGAAAGGACTTTTATAACTTACAACCTTAAAATTGAAAAAAATGAACCATTCACTTCAGTATACAATAAGATTTTTACCCACTTAAAAACACCTGTTTTATTCAAATATTATCTAATAAAGGTGCATCACTTTGATAAAAAAATAAAATATGGGACTTATAAATTTGAAAATATTTCAATTAATGAAGCTCTAAACTATATTATCAACGGTAAAACATATCAAATCAAGGTTACAATACCGGAAGGTTATAATATTTATGATATAGCAGGCACACTTGACAAATTGAACATTGCCAAATTTGAGAAATTTGCAGAAAAATGCCTTGATGCTCAATTTGCATCTTCTGTTATCGGCATTAATGTCAAAAATGTGGAAGGCTTTCTGTATCCTGAAACATATTTTTTCGATGAAAATACCGAACCTGAAAAAATAATAGAAAAAATGGTTGAAACATTTTTTAAAAATCTACCCAAACAGTTTGAAGAAAAAGCTAAAAACATGGGGTTAAATATTTACGAAGCGGTGATACTCGCATCTATTATTCAAAAAGAATCTTATTACAAAGATGAATTACCTTTGATATCGTCCGTATTTCATAACAGGTTAAAGAAAAGAATGAGACTTGAATCCGACCCGACAATCATATACGGAATATATGAAGATTTTGACGGTAATATTAGAAAAAAAGATTTAACCGACAGAAGTAATATATACAACACTTACAAAATATCCGGACTGCCACCTACCCCTATTTGCAACCCTGATAAATATTCTCTTGAAGCCGCAATAAATCCAGCGTCTACAGATTACCTATACTTTGTAGCAGATAAGGAAGGAAAACATCACTTTTCAAAAACATACGCAGAGCATTTAAAAAAGGTGTACAAGTTTCAAAAAAGGTAA
- a CDS encoding site-specific integrase: MRKTVKVRTDKGKLLLDFYYKNVRCREYLGIDNTKQNWRFAERLASEIEQKILLDTLDYAEYFPESKKLELLGIIRKKEYLFCEYANNWLVRTQKKVEAELMDKGTLRAYITGYKKLKESEFWYKKLNEITKIDVEDYITYLAKNKKNKTVNNLLIPCRLILKSAFEEDLLTKDLAKFVKSLKNEKVDIDPFTAEEVISILKHFEQKYQHLHLFFAVGFFTGMRLSEIIGMLWKNFDFNRNTYLVNNVIVNGQVKNKTKTVESHREIVLPDILIPIIHKHKQYTYLKSEYVFVNQYNKPFTRPDKIAELYWKPALKKLGFRYRNMYQMRHTHAILSILAGDNVHDIAKRLGHTNLETFFRRYAKYLKDYLSKSKISDLFSKQNCRKLSETDNT; this comes from the coding sequence TTGAGAAAAACTGTAAAAGTTAGAACAGATAAAGGAAAGCTTTTATTAGATTTTTATTACAAAAATGTTCGATGCAGGGAATATCTCGGAATTGATAATACGAAACAAAATTGGCGATTTGCTGAACGTTTAGCAAGTGAAATAGAGCAAAAGATTCTATTAGATACTTTAGATTATGCGGAGTATTTTCCTGAAAGTAAAAAATTAGAATTACTTGGTATAATTAGAAAAAAAGAATATTTATTTTGTGAGTACGCTAATAACTGGTTAGTACGCACGCAAAAAAAAGTAGAAGCTGAATTAATGGATAAAGGTACTTTAAGAGCGTATATAACAGGCTATAAAAAACTTAAAGAAAGCGAATTTTGGTATAAAAAATTAAATGAAATAACTAAAATTGATGTTGAAGATTACATAACTTATTTAGCAAAAAACAAAAAAAATAAAACTGTAAATAATTTATTAATACCGTGCAGATTAATATTAAAATCTGCTTTTGAAGAAGATTTACTGACTAAAGATTTAGCTAAATTTGTAAAAAGTTTAAAAAACGAAAAAGTGGATATAGATCCTTTTACTGCAGAAGAAGTAATATCTATTTTAAAACATTTTGAGCAAAAATACCAACATTTACATTTATTTTTTGCTGTAGGTTTTTTTACTGGGATGAGGTTGTCGGAAATAATTGGTATGCTATGGAAAAATTTTGATTTTAATAGAAATACTTATTTAGTTAATAATGTTATTGTTAATGGACAAGTAAAAAATAAAACTAAAACAGTTGAAAGCCATAGGGAAATTGTTTTGCCTGATATTTTAATACCTATTATACACAAACATAAACAATATACATATTTAAAAAGTGAATATGTTTTTGTGAATCAGTACAATAAACCTTTTACAAGACCTGATAAAATTGCAGAGTTATACTGGAAACCTGCTTTAAAAAAACTTGGCTTTAGATACAGAAATATGTATCAAATGAGGCATACGCATGCAATTTTAAGTATTCTTGCAGGTGATAACGTGCATGATATTGCTAAAAGATTAGGACATACAAATTTAGAAACTTTCTTTCGCAGGTACGCAAAGTATTTAAAAGATTATTTATCTAAAAGTAAAATATCTGATTTATTCTCTAAACAAAATTGCAGAAAACTGTCAGAAACTGATAACACCTAA
- a CDS encoding type II secretion system F family protein, with protein MRFKYTGEKNNIKVNGIIDASDSNEASLILFDQGINLINLKEVGFIDEYLYKIKAFKTKTSKVKLEELIVLTRQFATLFDAGIPVVKILDRMSKQNFSEKLLTAILKIKEDVEAGLSLSAAFGRQKGIFSPLYINMLKVGEEGGVLDIVLSRLADILETDLETRNRIKHATRYPKLTVGAIAVAFSILVVFVIPKFVGLFNKFKAELPLPTKILIWINYFVQNYWWLIIFIIFSAIFAYKKYKSTEKGKVKIDLLVFKIPIIGPILHKIYISRITRILGLLYRSGIPVVSSFDIVSEVSGNEIIKKEIQNVKIRVSQGNNIAASFGYSEYFPEVVTDMIAAGEETGRLDEMLEKIADYYDEETDYAIKNLSTAIEPILLVLIAGMVILLALGVFLPMWDMIKVIK; from the coding sequence ATGCGATTTAAGTATACCGGCGAAAAAAACAATATTAAGGTAAACGGCATTATTGATGCTTCAGACTCAAATGAGGCGTCTCTCATTTTATTTGATCAGGGGATAAATTTAATTAATCTGAAAGAAGTAGGTTTTATTGATGAGTATCTCTACAAGATAAAAGCGTTTAAAACAAAAACATCAAAAGTTAAGCTGGAAGAGCTTATCGTTTTGACAAGGCAGTTTGCCACTCTGTTTGATGCGGGGATTCCGGTTGTTAAAATACTTGATAGAATGTCAAAACAGAACTTTTCCGAAAAACTTTTAACTGCAATTTTGAAAATTAAAGAGGATGTAGAAGCAGGACTTTCACTAAGTGCGGCTTTTGGAAGGCAGAAGGGGATTTTTTCACCTTTATATATAAATATGCTTAAAGTAGGTGAGGAAGGCGGAGTCCTTGATATTGTACTAAGCAGGCTGGCTGATATCCTTGAAACCGACCTTGAGACAAGAAACAGGATTAAACATGCGACGAGATATCCGAAGCTTACCGTAGGGGCAATAGCGGTAGCTTTTAGCATCTTGGTAGTGTTTGTTATTCCAAAATTTGTTGGCTTGTTTAATAAATTTAAAGCGGAGCTTCCTTTACCTACCAAGATATTAATATGGATAAATTACTTTGTGCAAAACTATTGGTGGCTTATTATTTTTATAATCTTTTCCGCTATTTTTGCCTATAAAAAGTATAAGTCCACGGAAAAGGGGAAAGTTAAGATCGATTTGCTTGTTTTTAAAATTCCAATAATCGGACCAATTTTGCATAAAATATACATATCAAGGATTACAAGGATATTAGGACTACTTTATAGAAGTGGTATTCCAGTTGTTTCAAGTTTTGATATTGTGTCTGAAGTTAGCGGAAATGAAATAATCAAAAAAGAGATACAAAATGTTAAAATCAGAGTGTCTCAAGGTAACAATATTGCCGCTTCTTTTGGTTATTCTGAGTATTTTCCAGAGGTAGTTACGGATATGATTGCTGCAGGGGAAGAAACAGGTAGGCTGGATGAAATGCTTGAGAAAATTGCCGATTATTATGATGAAGAAACTGATTACGCTATTAAAAATCTATCAACTGCCATAGAGCCGATTCTTCTTGTATTAATAGCTGGCATGGTAATATTGCTTGCCCTTGGTGTATTCCTCCCAATGTGGGATATGATAAAAGTTATAAAATAA
- a CDS encoding putative molybdenum carrier protein yields MKDKIKIVSGGQSGADRAGLDFAIANGFPYGGYVPKGFKSEDGGLTKEKYPNLVETNSSDYKVRTEKNIMESDGTLIVFCSLSGGTKLTVKYCEKHDKPYILINMKDDILENAKSVVEWLQKNGIKVLNVAGNRESKCKNSIYKYTYSLLNTTFNLKDSIYSI; encoded by the coding sequence ATGAAGGATAAAATAAAGATTGTCTCTGGCGGCCAATCAGGAGCTGATAGGGCTGGTTTAGATTTTGCAATTGCTAATGGTTTCCCATACGGCGGTTATGTTCCAAAAGGTTTTAAATCAGAAGATGGTGGGTTAACTAAAGAAAAGTACCCTAACTTAGTTGAAACTAATAGCTCAGATTATAAAGTAAGAACAGAAAAGAATATAATGGAATCTGATGGCACATTAATTGTGTTTTGTAGTTTATCTGGAGGAACAAAATTAACTGTTAAATATTGCGAGAAACATGACAAACCTTACATCCTCATAAATATGAAAGATGATATTTTAGAAAATGCTAAGAGTGTTGTTGAGTGGCTACAAAAGAACGGTATAAAAGTGTTAAACGTAGCAGGCAATAGAGAATCCAAATGTAAGAATAGTATTTATAAATACACATACTCTCTATTGAATACTACCTTTAATTTAAAAGACTCTATTTATAGTATTTGA
- a CDS encoding type IV secretory system conjugative DNA transfer family protein translates to MSYKIIETEKLKNFDDILKKRRALFVANTILTVGTLNTPLSFFFFLTNLIAFKYYKKIKNLKKEELQNIDSKGDIFFGSATLYNKNLDILKTKTEIDYYFSYNDLTKHTLILGTTGSGKTTAFINIIGQHVDKGGGLIFVDGKADVDIQQKIIAIAQKQNREDDLFILNFISNQKTNTINILSGSSIEMKEVLTNLIVPEGVSGDNQYFYDNALSLLQIALSCLVYLRDIAKQKINIQQIISITSNLNNLVNLYKNNFKGIDVNFKDEKINKTIKQLTVEYFDAMGHVNYESNDFNEETIRQHQYAFSTLKNGLEILSSQFGHIFNSDDADIDLKEIIKNNSILYVALPALEKSNETLKKLGKLIITMLRQVTAAQLTNLDLRTEIPFLLMLDEFGAYSTSELTTIMQQARSLNVAVIVAMQELTSLKNRDEDKLLDSVLSNTNTQIFLKAKEPNTLQKIEQLAGKEKVFERTEYTANSVDVLKNITSYEKTYKATEQNRISTIHLQEFSNGQCIIIKDGKIFYCKSQYLHVDTASTYNFKLNKMFS, encoded by the coding sequence ATGAGTTATAAAATTATTGAAACTGAAAAGCTAAAAAATTTTGATGATATACTAAAAAAACGCAGAGCTTTATTTGTTGCTAATACAATACTTACAGTTGGTACATTAAATACACCTCTGTCTTTTTTCTTTTTCTTAACAAATTTAATTGCTTTTAAATATTATAAAAAAATAAAAAATTTAAAAAAAGAAGAGTTGCAAAATATTGATAGCAAAGGGGATATCTTTTTTGGTAGTGCAACATTATACAATAAAAATTTAGATATATTAAAAACTAAAACTGAAATAGATTATTATTTTAGTTATAACGACTTAACAAAACATACACTAATTTTAGGTACAACAGGAAGCGGTAAAACTACGGCTTTTATAAATATAATCGGTCAGCATGTAGACAAAGGTGGTGGTTTAATTTTTGTGGATGGAAAAGCGGATGTAGATATACAACAAAAAATTATAGCAATAGCACAAAAGCAAAACAGAGAAGACGATTTATTTATATTAAATTTTATTAGCAATCAAAAAACTAATACTATCAATATATTAAGTGGTAGTAGTATTGAAATGAAAGAAGTACTCACTAATTTAATCGTACCTGAAGGGGTAAGCGGTGATAATCAGTATTTTTATGACAATGCTTTAAGTCTGCTGCAAATTGCACTTAGTTGTTTAGTGTATTTGCGAGATATAGCTAAACAAAAAATTAATATACAACAAATAATTAGTATAACAAGTAATTTAAACAATTTAGTTAATTTATATAAAAATAATTTTAAAGGTATCGATGTAAATTTTAAAGATGAAAAAATAAATAAAACGATCAAACAGTTAACTGTGGAATATTTTGATGCGATGGGACACGTAAATTATGAAAGTAATGATTTTAACGAAGAAACGATTAGACAACATCAGTATGCTTTTAGCACGTTAAAAAATGGCTTGGAAATTTTAAGCAGCCAATTTGGGCATATATTCAATAGTGATGACGCTGATATTGACCTAAAAGAAATTATTAAAAATAACAGTATTTTGTACGTTGCATTGCCTGCACTTGAAAAGTCTAATGAAACACTTAAAAAATTAGGAAAGTTAATTATTACTATGCTTCGTCAGGTCACGGCTGCACAGCTAACAAATTTAGATTTAAGAACGGAAATACCGTTTTTATTAATGTTAGATGAATTTGGAGCATATTCTACAAGTGAATTAACTACTATAATGCAACAAGCACGTAGCTTAAATGTTGCAGTAATTGTAGCTATGCAAGAGTTGACAAGCTTAAAAAACAGGGACGAGGATAAACTTTTAGACAGTGTGTTGAGTAATACTAATACACAAATATTTTTAAAAGCAAAGGAGCCGAATACTTTGCAAAAAATAGAGCAACTTGCCGGCAAAGAAAAGGTTTTTGAAAGAACGGAATACACAGCAAACAGTGTCGATGTGCTTAAAAATATTACATCGTATGAAAAAACATACAAAGCAACAGAACAAAATCGTATAAGTACGATACATTTGCAGGAGTTTTCTAATGGGCAATGTATAATAATAAAAGACGGTAAAATATTTTATTGTAAATCGCAGTACTTGCATGTTGATACTGCTAGTACTTATAATTTTAAATTAAATAAAATGTTTAGTTAG